One Deinococcus grandis DNA window includes the following coding sequences:
- the csaB gene encoding polysaccharide pyruvyl transferase CsaB, translating into MKVTVSGYYGFGNTGDEAIALAITRELRKYGAAPLLLSNTPEDTARTYDCDSEARMQPAALLGALLRSQVVLSGGGGLLQDRTSARNLTYYLGVIRLAKLLRRRVVVFNQSIGPLTPEGGRRVARALRGVPVIVRDRGSLDTLEALGIRAELGGDPALLLAPTPGLTRDPRRVIVAPRGDVIDATEALKDVVRRLRAEERHVTALSFMPDHDDQAAHSLGADEVLSTRDPQVALDAIAQSGYVIGVRLHAVILAAASSTPFSGVAYDPKVQGFCDDAGAPAHPTRLDAAQLTDEVLTRRLPDWTAIEDMRLRAAQSFSRALNR; encoded by the coding sequence ATGAAGGTCACCGTCAGCGGCTACTACGGCTTCGGCAACACCGGCGACGAGGCCATCGCGCTGGCCATCACCCGCGAACTGCGCAAGTACGGCGCGGCGCCCCTGCTGCTCTCCAACACCCCCGAGGACACCGCCCGCACCTACGACTGCGACAGCGAGGCCCGCATGCAGCCCGCCGCACTCCTCGGCGCGCTGCTGCGCTCGCAGGTCGTGCTGTCCGGCGGGGGCGGGCTGCTGCAGGACCGGACCAGCGCCCGCAACCTCACGTACTACCTGGGTGTCATCCGCCTGGCGAAACTGCTGCGCCGCCGCGTGGTCGTGTTCAACCAGAGCATCGGCCCCCTGACCCCCGAGGGCGGCCGCCGCGTCGCCCGCGCCCTGCGGGGCGTGCCGGTCATCGTGCGTGACCGCGGCAGCCTCGACACGCTGGAAGCCCTGGGCATCCGCGCCGAACTGGGCGGTGACCCCGCCCTGCTGCTGGCCCCCACGCCCGGCCTGACCCGCGACCCCCGCCGCGTGATCGTCGCGCCACGCGGCGACGTGATCGACGCCACCGAGGCCCTGAAGGACGTCGTGCGCCGCCTGCGCGCCGAGGAGCGCCACGTCACCGCCCTGAGCTTCATGCCCGACCACGACGATCAGGCCGCCCACAGCCTCGGCGCGGACGAGGTGCTCAGCACCCGCGACCCGCAGGTCGCCCTGGACGCCATCGCGCAGAGCGGGTACGTGATCGGGGTGCGCCTGCACGCCGTGATCCTGGCCGCCGCCAGCAGCACGCCCTTCAGCGGCGTCGCGTACGACCCCAAGGTGCAGGGCTTCTGCGACGACGCGGGCGCCCCCGCCCACCCCACCCGCCTGGACGCCGCGCAGCTGACCGACGAGGTCCTCACGCGCCGCCTGCCCGACTGGACGGCCATCGAGGACATGCGCCTGCGCGCCGCGCAGAGCTTCAGCCGCGCCCTGAACCGCTGA
- a CDS encoding ABC transporter ATP-binding protein: MIQVEHLEKRYGDSVAVQDLNLTFPEGQLTALLGPSGCGKTTTLRMINRLIEPTGGRILLGGQDTRTLKPEALRRGIGYVIQQIGLFPHLSVAQNVATVPDLLGRDRRATAQRVDELLDLVGLDPAVYREKRPAELSGGQAQRVGVARALAADPPVLLMDEPFGALDPLARDRLQDAFRDIQRRLGKTVVMVTHDIDEALRLGDRVALMRAGRLEQFGTPDDLIHRPASEFVRDFLGEDATLRQLAGRPVSAFVRAGLPSPGAPRVQADLNARSALSVMLREGHDTLEVLRGEELLGHVAWQDLRGQESA; encoded by the coding sequence ATGATTCAAGTGGAGCACCTGGAGAAACGCTACGGCGACAGTGTCGCCGTGCAGGACCTCAATCTCACGTTCCCGGAGGGGCAGCTCACGGCGCTGCTGGGCCCGTCGGGCTGCGGGAAGACGACCACGCTGCGGATGATCAACCGCCTGATCGAACCGACCGGGGGCCGCATCCTGCTGGGCGGCCAGGATACCCGCACCCTGAAGCCCGAGGCGCTGCGGCGCGGCATCGGGTACGTCATCCAGCAGATCGGGCTGTTCCCGCACCTGAGCGTCGCGCAGAACGTGGCGACCGTCCCGGACCTGCTGGGCCGCGACCGCCGCGCGACCGCGCAGCGCGTGGACGAGCTGCTGGACCTCGTGGGCCTGGATCCCGCCGTGTACCGCGAGAAACGTCCCGCCGAGCTGTCGGGCGGGCAGGCGCAGCGGGTGGGCGTGGCGCGCGCGCTGGCCGCCGACCCGCCGGTGCTGCTCATGGACGAGCCCTTCGGGGCACTGGATCCGCTGGCCCGCGACCGCCTGCAGGACGCGTTCCGGGATATCCAGCGGCGCCTGGGCAAGACGGTCGTGATGGTCACGCACGACATTGACGAGGCGCTGCGCCTGGGGGACCGGGTGGCCCTGATGCGCGCGGGCCGCCTGGAACAGTTCGGCACGCCCGACGACCTCATCCACCGCCCGGCGAGTGAGTTCGTGCGGGACTTCCTGGGGGAGGACGCCACGCTGCGCCAGCTGGCCGGGCGGCCCGTGTCGGCGTTCGTCCGCGCGGGTCTCCCCTCGCCGGGTGCGCCGCGCGTGCAGGCCGACCTGAATGCCCGCAGCGCCCTGAGCGTGATGCTGCGCGAGGGCCACGACACGCTGGAGGTCCTGCGCGGCGAGGAGCTGCTCGGGCACGTCGCGTGGCAGGACCTGCGCGGCCAGGAGTCCGCGTGA
- a CDS encoding ABC transporter permease produces MRLVLWLAALPMLAGAWLPWVLLRPNRLAPGEYLRLPPAWVALAAVLALLPALTGQVRRGLVWLPATLALLLGVWLLGGRTAAALTDQADFARASAASGVWLYLLGAGVATYAAGLALPERRWVAWLWLPPALALLLGGHLADWSVLVEGRSEGPRWVQELAQHLRLVGSALGLSVLIGVPLAVWAAGHARVADAVLGVANAVQTLPSLALLGLLIAPLSALANAVPALREAGVSGIGVAPALTAMTLYALLPVLRNGVVALRGVPAGVIDAARGMGMTASQRFWRVQVPLALPVWLGGVRQAAVLLVGVAAVAALIGAGGLGTYIFKGLQSAASDLILLGAVPAALLAILVDGALRILEGWLGRRLGRAA; encoded by the coding sequence GTGCGGCTGGTGCTGTGGCTGGCGGCCCTGCCGATGCTGGCGGGGGCGTGGCTGCCGTGGGTGCTGCTGCGCCCGAACCGACTGGCGCCCGGGGAATACCTGCGGCTGCCGCCCGCGTGGGTGGCGCTGGCGGCCGTGCTGGCGCTGCTGCCTGCACTGACGGGTCAGGTGCGGCGCGGGCTGGTGTGGCTGCCCGCCACGCTGGCGCTGCTGCTGGGCGTGTGGCTGCTGGGCGGGCGCACGGCCGCGGCGCTGACCGATCAGGCGGACTTCGCGCGGGCGAGTGCGGCCAGCGGCGTGTGGCTGTACCTGCTGGGGGCGGGCGTGGCGACCTACGCGGCGGGGCTGGCCCTGCCGGAGCGCCGCTGGGTGGCGTGGCTGTGGCTGCCGCCCGCGCTGGCGCTGCTGCTGGGCGGGCACCTGGCGGACTGGTCGGTGCTCGTCGAGGGCCGGAGCGAGGGGCCGCGCTGGGTGCAGGAGCTGGCGCAGCACCTGCGGCTGGTGGGGAGCGCGCTGGGCCTGTCGGTGCTGATCGGGGTGCCGCTGGCGGTGTGGGCGGCGGGTCACGCGCGGGTCGCGGACGCCGTGCTGGGCGTGGCGAACGCCGTGCAGACCCTGCCCAGCCTCGCCCTGCTGGGCCTGCTGATCGCGCCGCTGTCGGCCCTGGCGAACGCCGTGCCTGCCCTGCGCGAGGCCGGGGTCAGCGGGATCGGCGTGGCCCCGGCCCTGACCGCCATGACGCTGTACGCGCTGCTGCCGGTGCTGCGTAACGGCGTGGTGGCCCTGCGGGGCGTGCCCGCCGGGGTGATCGACGCGGCACGTGGGATGGGCATGACGGCCTCGCAGCGCTTCTGGCGCGTGCAGGTGCCGCTGGCGCTGCCGGTGTGGCTGGGCGGGGTGCGGCAGGCGGCGGTGCTGCTCGTGGGCGTGGCGGCGGTCGCCGCGCTGATCGGCGCGGGCGGGCTGGGCACGTACATCTTCAAGGGCCTGCAGAGCGCCGCGTCGGACCTGATCCTGCTCGGCGCGGTCCCGGCGGCGCTGCTCGCCATTCTCGTGGACGGCGCGCTGCGGATACTGGAGGGCTGGCTGGGCCGCCGCCTGGGGAGGGCCGCATGA
- a CDS encoding ABC transporter substrate-binding protein produces MRHRQLNRVALLGAALLTAGALGSASAKAIVVGSKLDPEAQILGQMIVLTLRNAGLDVTDKTNLGDTGVNRKAILAGEIDVYPEYTGNAVYLFPKAKISAKQAGNPGTIYGLARQLDSKNGVTWLRPANVNNTWVIAVPQALAQSAKLSSVADLARYVNGGGKLKMAGSPEFFNRPDTMPAFEETYGFKLKAEQKLVLAGATPPQTQQAAASGTNGVNAAMAYGTDGTLAALKLVALKDPKGAQAVYQPAPIIRTATLKANPQVEAILNKTFATLSQSTLQGLNAKVALEGRTAQDVAREYLKGKGLIK; encoded by the coding sequence ATGAGACATCGTCAACTGAATCGCGTGGCCCTGCTGGGCGCGGCCCTCCTGACGGCGGGTGCGCTGGGTTCGGCGTCCGCGAAGGCCATCGTGGTGGGCAGCAAGCTCGACCCCGAGGCGCAGATCCTGGGGCAGATGATCGTCCTGACCCTGCGGAACGCCGGGCTGGACGTGACCGACAAGACGAACCTGGGTGATACCGGCGTGAACCGCAAGGCGATCCTGGCCGGCGAGATCGACGTGTACCCCGAGTACACCGGGAACGCCGTGTACCTCTTCCCCAAGGCGAAGATCAGCGCCAAGCAGGCCGGGAACCCCGGCACGATCTACGGCCTGGCGCGGCAGCTCGACAGCAAGAACGGCGTGACGTGGCTCAGGCCCGCGAACGTGAACAACACCTGGGTGATCGCGGTGCCGCAGGCGCTGGCCCAGAGCGCCAAGCTGAGTAGCGTCGCGGACCTCGCCAGGTACGTCAATGGCGGCGGGAAGCTGAAGATGGCGGGCAGCCCGGAGTTCTTCAACCGCCCGGACACCATGCCCGCCTTCGAGGAGACGTACGGCTTCAAGCTGAAGGCCGAGCAGAAGCTGGTGCTGGCCGGGGCGACGCCGCCCCAGACGCAGCAGGCGGCGGCCAGCGGCACGAACGGCGTGAACGCCGCCATGGCCTACGGCACCGACGGCACGCTGGCGGCCCTGAAGCTGGTCGCGCTGAAGGATCCCAAGGGCGCGCAGGCGGTGTACCAGCCCGCGCCGATCATCCGCACGGCGACCCTGAAGGCGAACCCTCAGGTCGAGGCCATCCTGAACAAGACGTTCGCCACGCTCAGCCAGAGCACCCTGCAGGGCCTGAACGCTAAGGTGGCGCTGGAGGGCCGCACGGCGCAGGACGTGGCGCGCGAGTACCTGAAGGGCAAGGGGCTGATCAAGTGA
- the udk gene encoding uridine kinase, with protein MSLPFVIGVAGGSGSGKTTVTRRVVDTVGQGGVAVLNQDNYYRNQDDIPFEARLKTNYDHPAAFDWTLLREHIDALLSGVPIDMPEYDFTRHTRAPHTTTVLPAPVVVLEGFFALYDEALRERMHLKVFVDADADVRFIRRLLRDTQERGRTPESVIEQYLEYVRPMHLSFVEPTKRYADVIIPHGGMNEPALDMLAARIRTTI; from the coding sequence ATGAGTCTTCCCTTCGTGATCGGCGTGGCCGGCGGCTCCGGCAGCGGCAAGACCACCGTCACCCGCCGCGTCGTGGACACCGTCGGGCAGGGCGGCGTGGCGGTCCTGAACCAGGACAACTACTACCGCAACCAGGACGACATCCCCTTCGAGGCTCGCCTGAAGACGAACTACGACCACCCGGCCGCGTTCGACTGGACGCTGCTGCGGGAGCACATCGACGCGCTGCTCTCGGGCGTGCCCATCGACATGCCCGAGTACGACTTCACGCGCCACACCCGCGCCCCGCACACCACCACCGTGCTGCCCGCCCCGGTCGTGGTCCTGGAGGGCTTCTTCGCGCTGTACGACGAGGCGCTGCGCGAGCGGATGCACCTGAAGGTCTTCGTGGACGCCGACGCGGACGTGCGCTTCATCCGCCGCCTGCTGCGCGACACGCAGGAACGCGGCCGCACGCCCGAGAGCGTCATCGAGCAGTACCTGGAGTACGTGCGCCCCATGCACCTGAGCTTCGTGGAACCCACCAAACGCTACGCGGACGTGATCATCCCGCACGGCGGCATGAACGAACCCGCGCTGGACATGCTCGCCGCGCGCATCCGCACCACCATCTGA
- a CDS encoding PaaI family thioesterase → MTLHPDLKFPTAHELDTLSPEELAGRMNALSGTLGARLGIEFTAVSRDRVVARMPVDGNRQPAGRLHGGANLALAEELASVGSWMNLDPARQVAVGVDLSGTHVRGVTDGWVTGEGTLAYRGRTVLVWSIEIRDGRGRVTSMARCTCNVIATGA, encoded by the coding sequence ATGACGCTGCACCCGGACCTGAAGTTCCCGACCGCGCACGAACTGGATACCCTGAGCCCGGAGGAACTGGCGGGGCGCATGAACGCCCTGTCCGGCACGCTGGGCGCGCGGCTGGGCATCGAGTTCACGGCCGTGTCCCGCGACCGGGTCGTCGCGCGCATGCCGGTGGACGGCAACCGGCAGCCCGCGGGGCGGCTGCATGGCGGGGCGAACCTGGCGCTGGCGGAGGAACTGGCCAGTGTGGGCTCGTGGATGAACCTGGACCCGGCGCGGCAGGTGGCGGTGGGCGTGGACCTGAGCGGCACGCACGTGCGCGGCGTGACGGACGGCTGGGTGACGGGCGAGGGGACGCTGGCGTACCGGGGCCGGACGGTGCTCGTCTGGAGTATCGAGATTCGCGACGGGCGGGGCCGCGTGACGAGCATGGCGCGCTGCACCTGCAACGTGATCGCCACCGGCGCCTGA
- a CDS encoding Lrp/AsnC family transcriptional regulator, which yields MVTAIVMVQAERQRVQETAEALAGVPSVREVYSVTGEWDIVAILKLTRYEDLDDVVTGHLRKVEGITRTQTMLAFRTYNDSLLDQGFGVGLDESQQR from the coding sequence ATGGTGACAGCGATCGTGATGGTGCAGGCCGAGCGGCAGCGCGTGCAGGAGACGGCCGAGGCGCTGGCGGGCGTCCCGAGTGTCCGCGAGGTGTACTCGGTGACGGGCGAGTGGGACATCGTGGCGATCCTGAAACTGACGCGCTACGAGGATCTGGACGACGTGGTGACCGGGCACCTGCGCAAGGTCGAGGGCATCACGCGCACGCAGACGATGCTGGCGTTCCGCACGTACAACGACTCGCTGCTGGACCAGGGGTTCGGGGTGGGGCTGGACGAGTCGCAGCAGCGCTGA
- a CDS encoding E3 binding domain-containing protein encodes MDRIAPLAKILAEANGIDWQKMQGSGAGGQIVEQDILNYLSRVMSGEEDPPDTPVDLPPPDWNGEEVPTADMLGRAGMSADMLSRAGVDTDLTAFVEQTRAAAPAQAEVSSSESPSSESLEEDALEFELEDEEPAHVAPVHTPEVAAPAFSMPAPEVTPAPSFEAPAPLMAEMPEPEPVEPEPVAAAEQPVAASVQPEMPAAAVAAPAAAGGLAAGLGSLLSRLYQKPADAPAPAPEPEPTPTPATPAPVNQAPATPDMPEVEAPAAAWTDGRQAADAAWAQPADEATEPALPTGTPAEAPVAEPEPVAAQAQESAEERAEDTSAEDTSTEDTGTDDMGTGTPDVAAAAVEAEPEAAEPLTADPVAAELPAAEPVSAEPVASEPVVAEPEPVAAQADVTAPQDTQPEVETPAVSEPEVAPVAAVAAPAAAMPSNGVWFGAYLRRDADVAALHDLRGQVTAALSRDLPLALLVARAAQRHADTLGLGSVAVHADGGALAAGSGSLRDALDAGAFTGTPDLLVVDAGAMDLDDLHFPHTTTLSVGRVQEGRAALTLNGDVDAARAAQFLAQVAGTLEQPILLVL; translated from the coding sequence ATGGATCGGATTGCTCCGCTCGCCAAGATTCTGGCAGAAGCGAACGGGATTGACTGGCAGAAAATGCAGGGTTCGGGCGCCGGGGGTCAGATTGTCGAACAGGACATCCTGAACTACCTGTCGCGCGTCATGAGCGGTGAGGAAGATCCGCCCGACACGCCCGTCGATCTGCCCCCGCCCGACTGGAACGGCGAGGAAGTCCCCACGGCCGACATGCTGGGCCGCGCGGGCATGAGCGCGGACATGCTCAGCCGCGCCGGGGTGGACACCGACCTGACCGCGTTCGTGGAGCAGACCCGCGCGGCGGCGCCCGCCCAGGCCGAAGTGAGCAGCAGCGAGAGCCCCAGCAGCGAGAGTCTCGAGGAGGACGCGCTGGAGTTCGAACTGGAGGACGAGGAACCCGCCCACGTGGCCCCCGTCCACACGCCCGAGGTGGCCGCGCCTGCCTTCAGCATGCCCGCCCCCGAGGTGACGCCCGCCCCGAGCTTCGAGGCGCCCGCGCCCCTCATGGCCGAGATGCCCGAGCCCGAACCGGTCGAGCCAGAGCCCGTTGCGGCGGCCGAACAGCCGGTCGCGGCGTCGGTCCAGCCCGAGATGCCGGCCGCGGCGGTGGCCGCTCCGGCGGCGGCCGGTGGCCTGGCCGCCGGTCTGGGCAGCCTGCTCTCGCGCCTGTACCAGAAGCCGGCCGACGCGCCCGCCCCGGCGCCCGAGCCCGAGCCCACCCCCACCCCGGCCACTCCTGCCCCGGTCAACCAGGCGCCCGCCACGCCCGACATGCCCGAGGTGGAGGCGCCCGCCGCCGCCTGGACGGATGGCCGTCAGGCTGCCGACGCGGCCTGGGCGCAGCCGGCCGACGAGGCCACTGAACCCGCCCTGCCCACCGGGACGCCCGCCGAAGCGCCGGTCGCCGAGCCCGAACCGGTCGCCGCGCAGGCCCAGGAGAGCGCAGAGGAGCGCGCCGAGGACACGAGCGCTGAAGATACGAGCACTGAAGATACGGGCACGGACGATATGGGCACCGGGACGCCGGACGTGGCGGCCGCAGCTGTCGAGGCCGAACCGGAAGCGGCTGAACCCCTCACCGCTGACCCCGTTGCCGCGGAACTCCCTGCCGCCGAACCGGTCTCTGCCGAACCCGTTGCATCCGAACCTGTTGTGGCCGAACCCGAGCCGGTCGCGGCCCAGGCGGACGTCACGGCACCGCAGGACACGCAGCCCGAGGTCGAGACGCCTGCCGTCAGCGAGCCCGAGGTCGCTCCTGTGGCCGCGGTAGCGGCGCCCGCAGCGGCGATGCCGTCAAACGGCGTGTGGTTCGGCGCGTACCTGCGCCGCGACGCGGACGTGGCGGCCCTGCATGACCTGCGTGGTCAGGTGACGGCGGCGCTCTCGCGTGACCTGCCGCTGGCGCTGCTGGTGGCGCGCGCGGCGCAGCGTCACGCGGACACCCTGGGGCTGGGCAGCGTGGCGGTCCACGCCGACGGCGGCGCCCTGGCCGCGGGCAGTGGCAGCCTGCGCGACGCGCTGGACGCCGGGGCGTTCACCGGCACGCCGGACCTGCTGGTGGTGGACGCCGGGGCGATGGATCTGGACGACCTGCACTTCCCGCACACGACGACGCTCAGCGTGGGTCGCGTGCAGGAGGGCCGCGCGGCCCTGACGCTGAACGGCGACGTGGACGCGGCGCGCGCGGCGCAGTTCCTGGCGCAGGTGGCCGGGACGCTGGAACAGCCGATCCTGCTGGTGCTGTAA
- a CDS encoding Glu/Leu/Phe/Val dehydrogenase family protein, whose translation MQILEEMQSRGHEALTLLHHAPSGLRAALAVHSTVLGPAIAGVRLREQDEELAIRGALALSESLTLKAALAGLNYGGGACVLMTPECGMDDPHAREALFRALGRQVRPMEARVVLTEDIGVSPADIAFVAQETRSTLGMHTDTSAVTGYGVYRGMKAAARFALGSESMRGVRVAILGVGAVGRALAAHLHREGARLTVADDRPERAEALAEDLDGVTVVGCDQILDVPCDILAPCGYGHSIRSVDVPRLQCRLIAGGEHHPLTRRGEDAVKEAGIVYMPDFAINSAGLIAAATDLDMNQAAERVYQTVGRITAAAEQYGKAPHVVARKMAERRIALIGSLGGAGTWRQA comes from the coding sequence ATGCAGATACTTGAGGAGATGCAGTCGCGCGGCCACGAGGCCCTGACGCTGCTTCATCACGCGCCCAGCGGCCTGCGCGCCGCCCTGGCCGTGCATTCCACCGTGCTGGGCCCCGCCATTGCCGGCGTGCGCCTGCGCGAACAGGACGAGGAACTCGCCATCCGCGGCGCGCTGGCCCTGTCCGAGAGCCTGACCCTGAAAGCCGCGCTGGCCGGCCTGAACTACGGCGGGGGCGCCTGCGTCCTGATGACCCCCGAGTGTGGCATGGACGACCCGCACGCCAGAGAGGCGCTGTTCCGCGCGCTGGGGCGGCAGGTGCGGCCCATGGAGGCCCGCGTGGTCCTCACCGAGGACATCGGCGTGAGCCCCGCCGACATCGCCTTCGTGGCGCAGGAGACCCGCTCCACGCTGGGCATGCACACCGACACCAGCGCCGTCACCGGGTACGGCGTGTACCGCGGCATGAAGGCCGCCGCGCGCTTCGCGCTGGGCAGCGAAAGCATGCGTGGCGTGCGCGTCGCCATCCTGGGCGTCGGCGCCGTGGGGCGCGCCCTGGCCGCGCACCTGCACCGCGAGGGCGCCCGCCTGACGGTCGCCGACGACCGCCCGGAACGCGCCGAGGCGCTCGCCGAGGACCTCGACGGGGTGACCGTCGTGGGCTGCGACCAGATCCTCGACGTGCCCTGCGACATCCTCGCCCCGTGCGGGTACGGGCACTCGATCCGCAGCGTGGACGTCCCCCGCCTGCAGTGCCGCCTGATCGCGGGCGGCGAACACCACCCCCTGACCCGCCGCGGCGAGGACGCCGTGAAGGAAGCGGGCATCGTGTACATGCCGGACTTCGCGATCAACTCGGCGGGCCTGATCGCCGCCGCGACCGACCTCGACATGAACCAGGCGGCCGAACGCGTCTACCAGACCGTCGGGCGCATCACGGCCGCCGCCGAGCAGTACGGCAAGGCCCCCCACGTCGTCGCGCGGAAGATGGCCGAGCGGCGCATCGCCCTGATCGGCAGCCTCGGCGGGGCCGGCACCTGGAGGCAGGCATGA
- a CDS encoding DUF5693 family protein, producing MCPVTQPAHPTPPAPPTGPGLTVPPASRHRLTPLLLGLILLSAIPALILAVQRVQHEQAQKTAALVMDYPAVVTQARRFGRDPLDLLAEYQRQGINGVGIYEDVIGNLAQRGEVYLKSGADLRAETGDAAVSPRNFYLRSLKPGVAEALPARYTIPTRTVQVDGQTWTEWPTDPTFLPVGPDEALIGTLKARGFMLVYRPYADDAVREPGADWPDVPFVIFNGEEVIGARTPELLAKINERLGDRVPALIEATPQRGLDTLIATHGAVRTFSVNPAWQQRLDPITLASKYNLAARERSMRLLYVRPYPTINETSDLLSRTSDLLRKSGVTVTQPVIEPFRENTLLRTLSLIGPVAALLLLGLSYPLVRLGLLIAAASGALALVMNRFDPYAGVALIAAVTFPALGLVLRRARVSDWFVATGLSLTGVLFVSALGATKDSVLGLDPFRGVGLTLLLPLLLVAASFLPRQDLRKTIQDVYNAPIKLGDILIMVIAAGVFALVFLRRGNATGASVSDTEAKIRQDLQDTLVRPRFKEMAGHPLGLVGLSGVLPGYFGALLILGGVVGQSSILNTFSHFHTPLLISAQRCFLGLGVGLIAGLIAIQVVRAALHLWRTHGKAPAEVQA from the coding sequence ATGTGCCCTGTGACCCAGCCCGCCCACCCCACCCCGCCTGCCCCGCCCACCGGGCCGGGCCTGACCGTCCCGCCCGCCTCCCGGCACCGCCTGACGCCGCTGCTGCTGGGCCTGATCCTCCTGAGCGCCATTCCCGCGCTGATCCTCGCCGTTCAGCGCGTCCAGCACGAGCAGGCGCAGAAGACGGCCGCGCTCGTCATGGACTACCCGGCGGTCGTCACGCAGGCCCGCCGCTTCGGCCGTGACCCGCTGGACCTCCTGGCCGAGTACCAGCGCCAGGGGATCAACGGCGTCGGCATCTACGAGGACGTCATCGGGAACCTCGCGCAGCGCGGCGAGGTGTACCTGAAAAGCGGCGCCGACCTGCGCGCCGAGACCGGCGACGCCGCCGTCAGTCCCCGCAACTTCTACCTGCGCTCCCTGAAACCCGGCGTGGCCGAGGCCCTCCCGGCGCGCTACACCATCCCCACCCGCACCGTGCAGGTGGACGGGCAGACCTGGACCGAGTGGCCCACCGACCCCACCTTCCTGCCGGTCGGGCCGGACGAGGCCCTGATCGGGACCCTGAAGGCGCGCGGCTTCATGCTCGTGTACCGCCCCTACGCGGACGACGCCGTGCGCGAGCCCGGCGCGGACTGGCCCGACGTGCCCTTCGTGATCTTCAACGGCGAGGAAGTCATCGGCGCGCGCACCCCCGAACTCCTGGCGAAGATCAACGAGCGCCTGGGCGACCGCGTGCCCGCCCTGATCGAGGCCACCCCGCAGCGCGGCCTGGACACCCTGATCGCCACGCACGGCGCGGTGCGCACCTTCAGCGTGAACCCCGCCTGGCAGCAGCGGCTGGACCCCATCACGCTGGCCAGCAAGTACAACCTCGCCGCGCGTGAACGCAGCATGCGCCTGCTGTATGTCCGCCCCTACCCGACGATCAACGAGACCAGCGACCTGCTGAGCCGCACGAGCGACCTGCTCAGGAAATCCGGCGTGACGGTCACGCAGCCCGTCATCGAACCCTTCCGCGAGAACACCCTGCTGCGCACCCTGAGCCTGATCGGGCCCGTCGCGGCGCTGCTGCTGCTGGGCCTGAGCTACCCCCTGGTGCGCCTGGGCCTGCTGATCGCCGCCGCGAGCGGCGCCCTGGCCCTGGTCATGAACAGGTTCGACCCCTACGCCGGGGTGGCCCTGATCGCCGCCGTGACCTTTCCCGCGCTGGGCCTCGTGCTGCGCCGCGCCCGCGTCAGCGACTGGTTCGTCGCCACCGGCCTGAGCCTGACCGGCGTGCTGTTCGTCTCCGCGCTGGGCGCCACGAAGGACAGCGTGCTGGGCCTGGACCCCTTCCGCGGCGTGGGCCTGACCCTGCTGCTCCCGCTGCTGCTGGTCGCCGCGAGCTTCCTGCCCCGCCAGGACCTGCGCAAGACCATCCAGGACGTCTACAACGCCCCGATCAAGCTGGGCGACATCCTGATCATGGTCATCGCCGCCGGGGTGTTCGCGCTGGTGTTCCTGCGCCGCGGCAACGCCACCGGCGCCAGCGTCAGCGACACCGAGGCGAAGATCCGCCAGGACCTGCAGGACACCCTGGTCCGCCCCCGCTTCAAGGAGATGGCCGGGCACCCCCTGGGCCTCGTGGGCCTGAGCGGCGTCCTCCCCGGGTACTTCGGCGCGCTGCTGATCCTGGGCGGCGTCGTCGGGCAGTCCAGCATCCTGAACACCTTCAGCCACTTCCACACGCCGCTGCTGATCAGCGCCCAGCGCTGCTTCCTGGGCCTGGGCGTGGGACTCATCGCCGGTCTGATCGCCATTCAGGTCGTGCGCGCCGCGCTGCACCTGTGGCGCACGCACGGCAAGGCCCCCGCCGAGGTGCAGGCATGA